From a region of the Triticum aestivum cultivar Chinese Spring chromosome 7D, IWGSC CS RefSeq v2.1, whole genome shotgun sequence genome:
- the LOC123166633 gene encoding sucrose:sucrose 1-fructosyltransferase-like: MKSRAGTPPVLYSYASMQQRSSGGVRWRECGAVLGAAALVVLVVTHALLPGARLGDLGDVVSPVLRLRRARREEAAVPSSEKMVGEIGDEADGFAWSNAMLQWQRTGYHFQPEKNYMNDPNAPMYYRGWYHFFYQYNPEGVTWGNISWGHAVSRDMLHWHHLPLAMVPDRWYDIKGVLTGSATILPDGKVVLLYTGNTDTLAQVQCLAVPADPHDPLLRTWTKHPANPVLLPPPGTGKKDFRDPMTAWFDKSDNTWRTMIGSKDDNGHAGVALMYKTKDFVKFELIPRPVHRVEGTGMWECVDFYPVGNRNSSQEELYVLKASMDDERHDYYALGRCDAVTNAWTPLDPEADVGVGLRYDWGKFFASTTFYDPTKRRRVMWAYVGETDSNRTDLAKGWANVQAIPRTVALDEKTRTNLLQWPVEEIETLRYNATDLSGITIGIGSVFPLHLRQAGQLDIEASFRLNTSDIASHNEVDIGYNCSTSGGATNRGALGPFGLLLTNGHSEQMAMYFYVSRSLDGGLRTHFCHDESQSSLARNVVKRVVGSTVPVLNGEALSTRILVDHSIVESFVMGGRLTATSRVYPTEAIYEAAGVYVFNNATGSTVIVDKLVVHEMHSTPMQLDLFARD; encoded by the exons ATGAAGTCACGCGCCGGCACGCCGCCGGTcctgtactcgtacgcgtcgatgCAGCAGCGGAGCAGCGGCGGCGTGAGGTGGCGCGAGTGCGGTGCCGTGCTGGGCGCCGCCGCCTTGGTGGTGCTCGTGGTCACCCACGCGCTCCTCCCAGGGGCCAGGCTGGGGGACCTGGGCGACGTGGTTAGCCCGGTACTCCGTCTCCGGAGAGcccggcgggaggaggcggccgtgcCGTCGTCGGAGAAGATGGTAGGGGAAATCGGCGATGAGGCCGATGGCTTCGCGTGGAGCAACGCCATGCTGCAGTGGCAGCGCACTGGGTACCATTTCCAGCCGGAGAAGAACTACATGAACG ATCCAAACG CTCCAATGTACTACCGTGGATGGTACCACTTCTTCTACCAGTACAACCCGGAGGGCGTCACGTGGGGCAACATCTCGTGGGGGCACGCCGTGTCGCGGGACATGCTCCACTGGCACCACCTACCCCTTGCTATGGTGCCCGACCGATGGTACGACATCAAAGGCGTTTTGACGGGCTCCGCCACCATACTTCCTGATGGCAAGGTCGTCCTGCTCTACACGGGGAACACCGACACCCTCGCCCAGGTACAATGCCTTGCCGTACCTGCTGACCCTCATGATCCTCTCCTTCGTACTTGGACCAAGCACCCCGCCAACCCTGTGCTCCTTCCGCCGCCCGGGACCGGCAAAAAGGACTTCCGCGACCCCATGACAGCATGGTTCGATAAGTCCGACAACACGTGGCGCACCATGATCGGGTCCAAGGACGACAACGGTCATGCTGGTGTCGCCCTCATGTACAAGACAAAAGACTTTGTCAAGTTCGAGCTCATCCCGCGCCCGGTCCACCGTGTCGAGGGCACCGGCATGTGGGAGTGCGTCGACTTCTACCCTGTGGGCAACCGCAACTCATCACAGGAAGAGTTGTACGTGCTGAAGGCGAGCATGGACGATGAACGACATGACTACTACGCATTGGGAAGGTGCGACGCTGTGACCAACGCATGGACGCCGCTGGACCCAGAAGCAGATGTGGGAGTCGGACTAAGGTACGATTGGGGAAAGTTCTTTGCGTCCACGACATTCTATGATCCGACAAAGCGGCGACGCGTGATGTGGGCGTATGTTGGTGAGACAGACTCCAACCGGACCGACCTCGCCAAGGGATGGGCAAACGTCCAG GCGATTCCGAGGACGGTGGCGTTGGACGAGAAGACCCGGACGAACCTCCTCCAATGGCCGGTGGAGGAGATCGAGACCCTCCGTTACAACGCCACTGACCTCAGTGGCATCACCATCGGCATTGGCTCCGTCTTCCCCCTGCATCTCCGGCAAGCCGGTCAGCTCGACATAGAGGCCTCGTTCCGCCTCAACACTTCTGACATCGCATCCCACAACGAGGTCGACATCGGCTACAACTGCAGCACTAGcggtggtgccaccaaccggggtgCACTCGGCCCCTtcggcctcctcctcaccaacGGCCACAGTGAACAAATGGCAATGTACTTCTACGTGTCTAGGAGCCTTGACGGGGGCCTCCGGACCCACTTCTGCCATGACGAGTCGCAGTCATCGCTGGCCAGGAACGTTGTCAAGCGTGTGGTGGGCAGCACTGTTCCGGTGCTCAACGGAGAGGCATTATCCACTAGGATTCTAGTGGATCATTCCATTGTGGAGAGCTTCGTGATGGGTGGGAGATTGACGGCGACGTCACGGGTGTACCCGACTGAGGCCATCTATGAGGCGGCTGGGGTGTACGTTTTCAACAATGCTACCGGCTCCACTGTCATCGTCGATAAGCTCGTGGTGCATGAGATGCATTCAACACCGATGCAACTAGATCTTTTTGCACGAGATTAA
- the LOC123169251 gene encoding sucrose:sucrose 1-fructosyltransferase, whose product MAPPRDRRMSRSRESLSSSEAQAVTMKSRGASAVPDTPPVMSGHAPQQHQRGGGGGTRWRECAAVLGAVAVVALVVTHALHNVGDDLNDVADPVARLRAATDEKAALLSKKTPGEAQAEQDIKAAAGADADGSPWSSEMLLWQRTGYHFQPDGNFMNDPNAPMYYRGLYHFFYQYNPKGVVWNKIAWGHAVSSDLVHWRHLPVAMVPDQWYDINGVLTGSATMLPNGTVILLYTGNSDTFAQVQCLAFPADPEDPLLRIWTKHPANPVIFPPPGIGDRDFRDPMAAWFDKSDNTWRTIIGSKDDHGHAGIALMYKTKDFIKYELIPDPVHRVDGTGMWECIDLYCISGGSNSSEEVIYVMKASVNDEWHDYYALGRFDAEANRWTPLDPEADVGIGMRVDWGKFYASTSFYDPVKQRRVSWGFVGETDSPNTDIAKGWASLQGIPRKVVLDEKTRTNILQWPVEEIDTLRYNATKFSGITIESSSVITLPLRQVSQLDIEASFRLNASAIAALHEADVSYNCSTSGGATERGALGPFGLLIHATNSGSEQLAVYFYIYKGLDGGLRTQFCHDESGSSRAKELLKRVVGSTVPVLHGEALSARVLVDHSIVESFVMGGRMTVTSRVYPMEAIHAAGRVCVFNNATGSAVTVEKLVVHEMASAPIQPYRDA is encoded by the exons ATGGCTCCTCCACGGGACCGCAGGATGAGCCGATCAAGAGAGTCCCTTTCCAGTTCCGAAGCGCAGGCCGTGACGATGAAGTCACGCGGCGCTAGCGCTGTCCCCGACACGCCGCCGGTCATGTCTGGGCACGCGCCGCAGCAGCaccagcggggcggcggcggcggcaccagGTGGCGCGAGTGCGCCGCCGTGCTAGGCGCCGTGGCCGTGGTGGCGCTAGTCGTCACCCACGCGCTCCACAACGTGGGCGACGATCTCAACGACGTGGCTGACCCGGTAGCCCGTCTCCGGGCAGCCACCGACGAGAAAGCGGCCCTTCTGTCGAAGAAGACTCCCGGGGAGGCCCAAGCGGAGCAGGACAtcaaagccgccgccggcgccgaTGCCGACGGGTCCCCGTGGAGCAGCGAGATGCTGCTGTGGCAGCGCACTGGTTACCATTTCCAGCCGGACGGCAACTTCATGAACG atcCCAATG CTCCGATGTATTACCGCGGACTGTACCACTTCTTCTACCAGTACAATCCCAAGGGCGTCGTCTGGAACAAGATCGCCTGGGGCCACGCCGTGTCGTCGGACCTGGTCCACTGGCGCCATCTCCCCGTTGCCATGGTGCCCGACCAGTGGTACGACATCAACGGCGTCTTGACGGGATCCGCCACCATGCTGCCCAATGGCACGGTCATCCTGCTTTACACGGGCAACAGTGACACCTTTGCCCAGGTTCAGTGCCTTGCCTTCCCTGCAGACCCTGAAGACCCCCTCCTCCGTATCTGGACCAAGCACCCTGCCAACCCCGTCATCTTCCCGCCCCCCGGCATTGGCGACAGGGACTTCCGCGATCCCATGGCCGCGTGGTTTGATAAGTCCGACAACACATGGCGCACCATCATAGGGTCCAAGGATGACCATGGTCATGCCGGTATTGCCCTCATGTACAAGACGAAAGACTTCATCAAGTACGAGCTCATCCCGGACCCGGTCCACCGTGTCGACGGCACCGGCATGTGGGAGTGCATTGACCTCTACTGCATTAGCGGTGGCAGCAACTCATCAGAGGAGGTGATATACGTGATGAAGGCGAGTGTGAACGATGAGTGGCATGACTACTACGCCCTGGGGAGGTTTGATGCAGAGGCCAACAGGTGGACGCCATTGGACCCGGAAGCTGATGTGGGGATAGGCATGAGGGTCGATTGGGGTAAGTTTTATGCCTCTACATCCTTCTATGATCCGGTCAAGCAGCGGCGCGTGAGCTGGGGGTTTGTCGGCGAGACCGACTCACCCAACACCGACATAGCCAAGGGATGGGCAAGCCTCCAG GGGATTCCAAGGAAAGTAGTGCTAGACGAGAAAACCCGGACGAACATCCTCCAATGGCCGGTGGAGGAGATCGACACCCTCCGCTACAACGCCACCAAGTTCAGCGGCATCACCATCGAGTCTAGCTCTGTCATAACCCTCCCTCTCCGCCAAGTTTCTCAACTCGATATTGAGGCATCCTTTCGCCTCAATGCTTCCGCCATCGCCGCCCTCCACGAGGCCGATGTTAGCTACAACTGCAGTACAAGTGGTGGTGCCACTGAACGCGGCGCGCTTGGCCCCTTTGGCCTTCTCATCCATGCCACCAACAGCGGCAGCGAACAACTGGCAGTGTACTTTTACATTTACAAGGGTCTTGATGGGGGCCTCCGGACCCAGTTCTGCCATGATGAGTCGGGGTCATCGCGAGCCAAGGAACTGCTGAAGCGTGTGGTGGGAAGCACCGTACCCGTGCTCCACGGAGAGGCTTTATCCGCAAGGGTGCTCGTGGATCATTCGATTGTGGAGAGCTTTGTGATGGGTGGGAGGATGACGGTGACGTCACGCGTGTACCCTATGGAGGCTATCCATGCGGCTGGTAGGGTGTGCGTTTTCAACAACGCCACCGGGTCTGCCGTTACCGTCGAGAAGCTCGTGGTGCACGAGATGGCGTCAGCACCAATACAACCATACCGTGATGCATGA